The DNA sequence GAAAAGAACTGTCCGAATGGTGCAGTTACTGTAACGGATAATGTGGCTCATGTCGACTATGAGAAATGTACCGGATGTGGAACTTGTGCTGAAAAATGTCCGAAGAAGATTATTACCATTGCATAATAAAATGTTTTGAGAGAACCACTTCTTTTCTAAACTACTTTAGAAGAGAAGTGGTTTTTTATGTCGAAATATGATATACTTGTCAAGTTGTAGTAAGTTAAATACAGAGGACAAATGGAAAGAGGATTCAGATGATGAACCGGAAACATTTAAAAAAATATATCGGAACAAAAGAATTTTATAAGATGGTATTATTAGTAGTAATTCCTATTATTATACAGAATGGAATTACAAATTTTGTAAGTCTTTTGGATAATATTATGGTGGGGCAGATAGGAACGGAACAGATGAGTGGCGTTGCTATTATAAACCAACTGATGATGGTATTTAATATTTGTGTATTTGGCGGTGTGTCCAGTGCAGGAATATTTACAGCACAATATTATGGACAGGGAAATCGTGAAGGAGTACGTAATACTTTTCGGTTTAAGTTTATTATTTGTGTAGTCATGGCATTGGGAGCTATAGCATTATTCTTTTTCAAAGGTGAAGAACTGATTATGCTTTACCTACATGAAGGAACGCAGGATGGCGATATTGTCAAAACCTTACAATACGGAAAAGAATATCTTTCTGTAATTATGATTGGGATGATTCCATATGCGGTATCTCAGACTTATGCCAGCACTTTGCGTGAAACAGGAGAGACACTAATCCCAATGAAAATTGGAATTAGTGCTGTAATGATGAATCTGGCAGGAAATTATTTGTTGATTTTTGGTAATTTCGGAGCACCGAAGCTGGGAGCAGTCGGTGCAGCAATTTCAACAGATATTGCCCGTTTTGCAGAATGCTTTATGTTGATTTGGTGGACCCATAAAAATCATAAACGACATAGCTTTATAGAAGGCGCTTATAGCAGTTTACGAATACCAAGGACATTAACATTGGATATTATTAAAAAGGGAATACCATTACTGCTAAATGAGGCAGCATGGTCTATGGGACAGGCCTTTTTAATGCAATGTTATTCCATGCGAGGACTGGCGGTAGTAGCAGGATTAAATATTTCTAGTACGGTATCCAATCTATTTAATGTGGTTTTCTTGGCTATGGGAAATGCGATTGCCATAATAATAGGACAGCTTTTGGGTGCTGGTAAGATGGAAGAAGCAAAGGATACTGATCGAAAACTTTTGGTAT is a window from the Roseburia sp. 499 genome containing:
- a CDS encoding MATE family efflux transporter; translated protein: MMNRKHLKKYIGTKEFYKMVLLVVIPIIIQNGITNFVSLLDNIMVGQIGTEQMSGVAIINQLMMVFNICVFGGVSSAGIFTAQYYGQGNREGVRNTFRFKFIICVVMALGAIALFFFKGEELIMLYLHEGTQDGDIVKTLQYGKEYLSVIMIGMIPYAVSQTYASTLRETGETLIPMKIGISAVMMNLAGNYLLIFGNFGAPKLGAVGAAISTDIARFAECFMLIWWTHKNHKRHSFIEGAYSSLRIPRTLTLDIIKKGIPLLLNEAAWSMGQAFLMQCYSMRGLAVVAGLNISSTVSNLFNVVFLAMGNAIAIIIGQLLGAGKMEEAKDTDRKLLVFSVGTCVIFGSLLAAISPFFPEIYNTSSEVQGLATRFILISAACMPLYAFMHGCYFTLRSGGKTWITVLFDSVYVWAVDIPLAYVLSRFTGIPIVGVYLSCQLVETIKCVIGYVLVKKGIWLQNIVSDS